One genomic region from Thermoleptolyngbya sichuanensis A183 encodes:
- a CDS encoding tRNA (5-methylaminomethyl-2-thiouridine)(34)-methyltransferase MnmD — MPQRTEDGSFTFFSEAFGEAFHSRLGARAEAFEKFAQVTRLAALARQFTESDSPPIRLLDVCYGLGYNTAAALETVWAENPTCRVEAIALELDPTVPQAAIAPDLLAAWSPPVQNVLRAIAQKSEFQDFQLSARLLIGDARQTIRQVVAQHFQADAIFFDPFSPRRCPQLWTVEFFAQVATCLSPTGVLATYSRSASVRAAMQAAGLHLGNIPLPAGAARRPHEWSQGTVAAWSSDGLLPLSPMEQEHLHTRAAVPYRDPSLSDSAAAILTRHQQEQQQAPLESTTSWRRRWGIV, encoded by the coding sequence GTGCCCCAGCGCACCGAAGACGGTTCTTTTACTTTTTTTTCGGAAGCGTTTGGCGAAGCGTTTCACAGTCGGCTGGGGGCACGAGCCGAGGCGTTTGAAAAGTTTGCCCAGGTGACGCGGCTGGCGGCGTTGGCCCGGCAGTTTACGGAATCCGATTCGCCGCCGATCCGCCTGCTCGACGTGTGCTACGGGCTGGGGTACAACACGGCCGCTGCGCTGGAAACGGTGTGGGCAGAAAATCCGACCTGTCGAGTGGAGGCGATCGCCCTAGAGCTAGACCCGACTGTTCCCCAGGCAGCGATCGCCCCGGATCTACTCGCCGCCTGGTCGCCCCCGGTGCAAAACGTGCTGAGGGCGATCGCCCAAAAGTCCGAATTCCAAGATTTCCAACTCAGCGCCCGCCTGCTGATCGGCGACGCACGACAGACCATTCGGCAGGTGGTGGCACAACACTTCCAGGCGGACGCAATCTTCTTTGACCCGTTTTCGCCGCGCCGCTGCCCCCAGTTGTGGACGGTGGAGTTTTTCGCGCAGGTGGCGACATGCCTCAGTCCGACGGGAGTTCTAGCCACCTATTCGCGTTCGGCCTCGGTGCGGGCGGCAATGCAGGCAGCGGGACTACACCTTGGCAATATTCCTCTGCCCGCCGGAGCCGCACGCCGACCCCACGAATGGTCCCAGGGCACGGTGGCCGCCTGGTCGTCCGATGGCTTGCTGCCCCTCTCGCCAATGGAGCAAGAGCATCTGCACACCCGCGCCGCCGTGCCCTACCGCGACCCCAGCCTCAGCGACAGCGCCGCCGCCATCCTGACGCGACATCAGCAAGAGCAACAGCAGGCTCCGCTGGAATCAACCACAAGCTGGCGGCGGCGATGGGGCATTGTCTAG
- the eno gene encoding phosphopyruvate hydratase: protein MAAIASIKAREILDSRGNPTVEVDVTLDDGGFGRAAVPSGASTGTREALELRDGDKGRYGGKGVLKAVANVNGAIADKLKGADASDQKAIDQTMLDMDGTEYKSNLGANAILGVSMAVARAAADSANLPLYRYLGGEAAVLLPVPCFNVLNGGAHADNSVDFQEFMIAPVGAPNFRTALEMGAETYHALKSILKGKGYSTGVGDEGGFAPNLKANVEAVDLILEAITKVGLKPGDDIALALDPAVSEMWQEDGTYINFKSDKAIRTTEDLIAMWESWVAQYPIVSLEDGLGEQDWEGWKELTKRLGDKIRLVGDDAFVTNPTIIKQAIADGVGNSSLIKVNQIGSVTETLDAIELSRSADYTVMISHRSGETPDDFIADLAVATNAGQMKTGAPCRGERLSKYNQLLRIEEDLGDRAQYPGLAAFKK, encoded by the coding sequence ATGGCGGCGATCGCATCCATTAAAGCCCGCGAAATTCTCGACTCTCGCGGCAACCCGACGGTAGAAGTAGACGTGACGCTGGACGATGGCGGCTTTGGGCGGGCGGCAGTGCCTTCTGGCGCTTCGACGGGAACCCGTGAGGCCCTGGAACTGCGCGACGGGGACAAGGGCCGCTATGGGGGCAAGGGCGTGCTGAAGGCGGTGGCAAACGTGAACGGGGCGATCGCCGACAAGCTCAAGGGAGCCGATGCGTCGGATCAGAAGGCGATCGACCAGACCATGCTGGATATGGACGGCACCGAGTACAAGAGCAATCTGGGCGCGAATGCCATCCTGGGCGTGTCGATGGCGGTGGCGCGGGCCGCGGCCGATTCGGCAAACCTGCCCCTCTATCGCTATCTGGGCGGTGAAGCCGCTGTGCTGCTTCCTGTGCCCTGCTTCAATGTGCTAAACGGCGGGGCCCACGCCGACAACAGCGTAGACTTTCAGGAGTTTATGATTGCGCCTGTGGGTGCCCCCAATTTCCGCACGGCGCTGGAAATGGGGGCAGAAACCTATCACGCCCTCAAGTCGATCCTCAAGGGCAAGGGCTATAGCACGGGCGTTGGGGACGAAGGCGGCTTTGCGCCCAACCTGAAGGCAAATGTCGAGGCGGTGGATTTGATTCTAGAAGCCATTACGAAGGTGGGCCTAAAGCCCGGTGACGACATTGCGCTGGCGCTCGATCCCGCCGTTAGCGAGATGTGGCAGGAGGACGGCACCTACATCAACTTCAAGTCCGACAAGGCCATCCGCACCACAGAAGACCTGATTGCGATGTGGGAAAGCTGGGTAGCGCAGTATCCCATCGTGTCTCTAGAGGACGGTCTGGGTGAGCAAGATTGGGAAGGCTGGAAGGAACTCACCAAGCGTCTGGGCGACAAGATTCGGCTAGTCGGCGATGATGCCTTTGTGACCAATCCCACCATCATCAAGCAGGCGATCGCCGACGGCGTAGGCAACTCGTCATTGATCAAGGTCAACCAGATCGGCAGCGTCACAGAAACGCTAGATGCCATTGAGCTGTCTCGAAGTGCTGACTACACAGTCATGATCAGCCACCGCTCTGGCGAAACTCCGGACGACTTCATTGCTGACCTGGCCGTTGCAACCAATGCGGGTCAGATGAAAACGGGCGCACCCTGCCGGGGCGAGCGCCTGTCGAAATATAACCAGCTTCTGCGGATTGAGGAAGATCTGGGCGATCGCGCTCAGTATCCTGGGCTTGCGGCCTTCAAGAAGTAG
- a CDS encoding helix-turn-helix domain-containing protein has product MPKKPDPPSPTEISPLKQLREELGMSQEDFARALGISGQTVSRWELRKNVPTFTVQQMKALERLLQTIGKTILDLPDQL; this is encoded by the coding sequence ATGCCCAAAAAGCCAGACCCCCCATCCCCTACAGAGATTTCACCCCTAAAACAACTCCGGGAAGAGTTGGGAATGAGTCAAGAAGATTTTGCTCGCGCTTTGGGCATCTCTGGACAAACCGTTAGCCGCTGGGAACTCAGGAAAAATGTCCCCACCTTTACGGTGCAGCAGATGAAGGCACTAGAGCGGTTGCTCCAGACCATTGGTAAGACGATTCTGGATTTGCCAGATCAGCTTTAG
- a CDS encoding GMC oxidoreductase, which yields MFTIRFRTVNYRPDRLVTLRNNIDGWDKDLPGIYDGGEWRFELPEARYPNGLTFKFVLERTYWMTGADRFIQPQAGSNFFYQEPDIQFPPIQEMVVENGHVQQMFFPPNLDEAHLFDVIVIGSGIGGGILADQLSNRGMDVLVLEAGSYLFPTHTANLPRQHRIGQFDKHVWSLYDEFKVTNYANGYGSQFDGGQAFSLGGRSLFWGGLIPRMTTWEMESWPRSVRWFLEDGGYQKAEDLMNRVPLPPTPYRRRVKRFLQQTLDQFNHFDAPMAVQYSNTQDLSTIPTGMFSTADLLMESMLTNGPQGNQNLSINLNHPVVRVETAGTSVTQVVAYDLIAQQERRYQAKQVVLAAGTIESAKIAQLSRLSDPNGKIGVGITDHPIFFTHFVLPATAELYDPTSSSKVLCQYREGPNPFNIVLEFGADFNQGRYVDLELLERHRRERGNVMLCEIVFLLDAPLMEQNTVQQLGPSYVRPVVQMQPCPVEGALFAEMNRLKDQLIAALGGQPLVGNDLSLKPAGLGGVAHEVGTLRMSGETQDGIALNDGVVDTNLKFLGYDNLYVCDLSVFPSSPAANPTLTLAAMAIRLAEHLKQVTLV from the coding sequence ATGTTTACCATCCGCTTTAGAACCGTCAACTATCGCCCCGATCGCCTGGTCACGTTGCGAAATAACATCGACGGCTGGGACAAAGACCTCCCTGGCATCTACGACGGCGGCGAATGGCGGTTTGAACTGCCCGAAGCCCGGTATCCCAACGGTCTCACGTTCAAGTTTGTGCTGGAGCGCACCTACTGGATGACCGGAGCCGATCGGTTTATTCAGCCCCAAGCAGGCAGCAACTTTTTCTATCAAGAGCCGGATATCCAGTTTCCGCCGATTCAGGAAATGGTGGTGGAAAATGGGCACGTCCAGCAGATGTTCTTTCCGCCCAACCTGGACGAGGCGCACCTGTTTGACGTGATTGTGATTGGCTCTGGCATTGGCGGCGGCATCCTAGCGGATCAGCTTTCAAACCGGGGAATGGACGTGCTGGTGCTGGAGGCGGGCAGCTACCTATTTCCCACCCACACCGCCAACCTGCCGCGCCAGCACCGCATTGGTCAGTTTGACAAGCACGTCTGGAGCCTCTACGACGAATTCAAAGTCACCAATTACGCCAACGGCTATGGCTCTCAGTTCGACGGTGGGCAAGCCTTTAGCCTGGGTGGGCGATCGCTCTTTTGGGGCGGGCTGATTCCGCGCATGACCACCTGGGAAATGGAGTCCTGGCCCCGTAGCGTCCGCTGGTTCCTAGAAGACGGCGGCTATCAAAAGGCCGAAGACCTGATGAACCGCGTGCCCTTGCCCCCCACGCCCTATCGCCGCCGGGTCAAGCGCTTTTTGCAGCAGACCCTCGACCAATTCAACCACTTCGATGCGCCAATGGCGGTGCAATATTCCAACACGCAAGACCTAAGCACCATTCCCACGGGCATGTTTTCCACGGCGGATTTGCTGATGGAGTCGATGCTGACCAATGGCCCCCAAGGCAACCAAAACCTTTCGATCAACCTCAACCATCCCGTGGTGCGGGTGGAAACGGCGGGCACATCGGTGACGCAGGTGGTTGCCTACGACCTGATTGCTCAGCAAGAGCGCCGCTATCAGGCAAAGCAGGTGGTGCTTGCCGCAGGGACGATCGAAAGCGCCAAAATCGCCCAACTCAGCAGGCTCAGCGACCCAAACGGCAAAATCGGCGTTGGCATCACCGACCATCCCATTTTCTTCACGCATTTTGTCCTGCCTGCCACCGCAGAACTTTACGACCCCACGTCTTCCAGCAAGGTGCTGTGTCAGTATCGCGAAGGGCCCAATCCGTTCAACATTGTTCTGGAGTTTGGGGCCGACTTTAACCAGGGGCGCTATGTAGATCTGGAACTGCTGGAGCGACATCGGCGCGAGCGGGGCAACGTCATGCTCTGCGAAATCGTGTTTTTGCTGGATGCGCCGCTGATGGAGCAAAATACTGTGCAGCAGTTGGGCCCGTCCTACGTCAGACCTGTGGTGCAGATGCAGCCCTGCCCGGTGGAGGGGGCGCTGTTTGCCGAGATGAATCGGCTCAAAGATCAGCTGATTGCCGCGCTGGGAGGACAGCCGCTAGTGGGCAACGACCTCAGCCTCAAGCCCGCCGGACTGGGCGGCGTTGCCCATGAAGTTGGCACGCTGCGAATGAGTGGCGAAACACAGGATGGTATAGCGCTCAACGATGGCGTGGTGGATACCAACCTCAAGTTTCTGGGGTACGACAATCTCTATGTTTGCGATCTGTCGGTGTTTCCCTCATCGCCCGCCGCCAACCCAACGCTGACGCTGGCAGCAATGGCCATCCGTTTGGCGGAGCATCTGAAGCAGGTGACGCTGGTTTAG
- a CDS encoding YqaE/Pmp3 family membrane protein, with amino-acid sequence MKLVRILLSVLLPPVGVYLTYGFSSTLLINILLTLLGFVPGAIHGLWAVMKHEEKLNQEV; translated from the coding sequence ATGAAATTAGTACGCATTCTCCTATCGGTTCTGCTGCCCCCCGTCGGCGTGTATCTGACCTATGGCTTCAGCTCCACGCTACTGATCAATATCCTGTTGACGCTTCTAGGCTTTGTGCCGGGTGCAATTCACGGACTCTGGGCCGTGATGAAGCATGAGGAAAAGCTAAATCAGGAAGTGTAG
- the ilvN gene encoding acetolactate synthase small subunit produces the protein MKHTISVLVEDEAGVLTRIAGLFARRGFNIESLAVGPAEQSGISRITMVVPGDDSIIEQLTKQLYKLVNVLKVQDITETPCVERELMLLKVNATSVTRSEIIELSQIFRARVVDVGEDSLTLEVVGDPGKMVAIVQQLGRFGIREVARTGKIALVRESGVNTEFLKLQSMEARV, from the coding sequence ATGAAGCATACTATCTCTGTGTTGGTCGAAGATGAAGCGGGCGTGTTGACCCGGATTGCGGGCCTGTTTGCCCGACGGGGGTTCAACATCGAAAGTTTGGCGGTTGGCCCGGCGGAACAGTCTGGCATTTCGCGGATCACGATGGTCGTCCCCGGAGACGACTCGATTATCGAGCAGTTGACCAAGCAGCTATACAAGCTGGTCAATGTCCTCAAAGTGCAGGATATTACCGAAACGCCCTGCGTCGAGCGAGAGCTAATGCTGCTCAAGGTCAACGCCACTAGCGTCACCCGGTCAGAAATTATTGAACTGTCGCAGATTTTCCGAGCGCGGGTGGTGGACGTGGGCGAAGACTCGCTGACGCTAGAAGTGGTGGGCGATCCCGGCAAAATGGTGGCGATCGTGCAGCAGCTTGGTCGTTTTGGCATCCGCGAAGTGGCCCGCACGGGCAAGATTGCGCTGGTGCGCGAGTCGGGTGTGAATACCGAGTTTCTCAAGCTCCAGTCGATGGAAGCGCGGGTCTAG
- a CDS encoding putative PEP-binding protein — MHGDALKDLYGLGQIQPADRTEVGDKAYYLGLLEQRGFPVVPGFVVGARVLRQFLSSLDWQEPLFADLPDSSLHVDVDRPQQLQAIAQKIRQSILSGPLWDDWLAEVEARAQQWQSPMVVLRPSLGLAAGLDPTFSGRMRGLLGSQICEASRGAIALALRLVWADLFRAKSLFVWQRSRLQLHQLHLGVLVQPIQDAIAAGTACVSPTSCETQSIWGLGAALAWGELAPDRFLFTHPPAIHMPPASQEPAAAEPAPRNLLPVVRQVHPKPYCYRLCQESSASAHNGLRSSVSGLRIELLEPSQQQQPSLSEAQLQTLLALSRQVQQTLGSSVDLEWMLGPLESSEPPQFQLTQLNVLFPRSVAAAPGSSAIATVPVNNAPANNAPANNAPANNAPATEPLPLRGLAAATGQVSAQVWVVEDLSQVPPDFPAGQLLVMSHVPPRWLGLVQRAGGIVTEQGGMTSHGAILAREMGIPAVVGVAGATQILRTGEWVTVDGDRGLVHRLRTSPEGGRGALHPEISPEVSPEVSPGISPEISLDRVPEIAPDMAPVSRVGLDSPATDPPPPRTRTQLLLALGQAADLDAIANLPSEGVGLLRAEHLLMPLLHQLASQTNRGRTIPPIPQAEIEIAEISAISANWTGPFPAEFGKEAAKEVAEAIAQKILPVAAAFAPRPVFYRSLDVRSQDLLGAFSSSQPGSPEPNPTLGMHGAFSYKNSPAWFDAELLALRQVQQAGYVNLRLILPFVRGVEEVRFCRQRALATGLGDTPDFQLWIMAEVPSVLFLLPELVQAGVQGIAIGSNDLAQLLLAADRDLPHFSEAFPPRHPAVQRAIRHLVQTARHLGIPCTLCGELPGQHLDLVEEWVRCGITALCVAPGAARSVQWAIARAETVIAERELLG, encoded by the coding sequence ATGCATGGGGACGCACTCAAAGACCTCTACGGGTTGGGGCAGATCCAGCCGGCTGACCGAACAGAGGTCGGAGACAAAGCCTATTATTTAGGACTGCTGGAGCAGCGGGGATTTCCTGTCGTGCCGGGGTTTGTGGTAGGGGCGCGAGTGCTGCGGCAGTTTCTGTCAAGTTTGGACTGGCAGGAGCCGCTATTTGCGGATTTGCCGGATTCGTCGCTGCATGTGGATGTCGATCGGCCGCAGCAGCTTCAGGCGATCGCCCAAAAGATCCGTCAGTCCATCCTCTCTGGGCCGCTCTGGGACGACTGGCTGGCGGAGGTCGAGGCGCGAGCGCAGCAGTGGCAGTCGCCGATGGTCGTTTTGCGACCGTCGCTCGGTCTGGCGGCAGGACTCGACCCGACCTTTAGCGGGCGGATGCGGGGGCTATTGGGGTCGCAAATTTGTGAGGCAAGTCGAGGGGCGATCGCCCTGGCGTTGCGGCTGGTGTGGGCAGATTTGTTTCGGGCCAAAAGCCTATTCGTCTGGCAGCGATCGCGCCTCCAGCTTCATCAGCTTCATCTGGGCGTGCTGGTGCAGCCGATTCAGGATGCGATCGCTGCGGGAACGGCTTGCGTGAGTCCAACAAGCTGCGAAACTCAGTCGATTTGGGGGCTGGGGGCCGCTCTAGCGTGGGGAGAACTGGCTCCCGACCGCTTTTTGTTCACTCATCCCCCTGCCATCCACATGCCTCCAGCCAGCCAGGAACCTGCCGCAGCGGAGCCTGCCCCTCGAAACCTGCTTCCGGTGGTTCGGCAGGTGCATCCCAAGCCCTATTGCTATCGGCTGTGTCAGGAGTCGTCTGCTTCTGCCCACAATGGCCTGCGGAGTTCTGTTTCGGGTTTGCGGATCGAACTGCTAGAACCGTCCCAACAGCAGCAGCCCAGCCTGAGCGAAGCGCAACTTCAGACATTGCTCGCACTGTCGCGCCAGGTTCAGCAAACCCTTGGCAGCAGCGTCGATCTAGAGTGGATGCTGGGGCCGCTTGAGTCCAGTGAACCGCCTCAGTTTCAACTGACTCAGCTCAATGTGCTGTTTCCTCGTTCGGTGGCGGCGGCTCCGGGGTCATCCGCTATCGCAACGGTTCCGGTGAATAACGCTCCAGCGAATAATGCTCCGGCGAATAACGCTCCGGCGAATAATGCTCCGGCGACTGAACCATTGCCATTGCGTGGGCTGGCAGCAGCAACGGGTCAGGTTTCGGCTCAGGTCTGGGTGGTGGAGGATCTGAGCCAGGTGCCGCCAGACTTTCCAGCAGGGCAACTGCTGGTGATGTCGCATGTGCCACCGAGGTGGCTGGGGCTGGTGCAGCGGGCGGGTGGCATTGTGACAGAGCAGGGTGGCATGACCAGTCACGGCGCAATTTTGGCGCGGGAAATGGGGATTCCGGCAGTGGTGGGCGTAGCGGGGGCGACGCAGATCTTGCGGACAGGCGAATGGGTAACGGTAGATGGCGATCGCGGCTTGGTGCATCGCCTGCGAACTTCGCCAGAGGGGGGGCGGGGGGCACTCCATCCAGAAATATCCCCAGAAGTATCCCCAGAAGTATCCCCAGGAATATCTCCAGAAATATCCCTAGACAGGGTTCCAGAAATTGCCCCAGACATGGCTCCAGTGTCTAGGGTTGGACTGGATTCTCCAGCGACCGACCCCCCGCCGCCCCGCACCCGCACGCAACTGCTGCTGGCGTTGGGGCAGGCTGCCGATCTCGATGCGATCGCAAACTTGCCCAGCGAGGGGGTTGGGCTGCTGCGGGCAGAGCATCTGCTGATGCCGCTGTTGCATCAATTGGCGAGCCAGACCAACCGCGGGAGAACGATTCCGCCGATTCCTCAAGCTGAGATAGAGATAGCTGAGATATCCGCGATATCCGCAAACTGGACTGGCCCGTTTCCGGCAGAATTCGGCAAGGAAGCGGCCAAGGAAGTGGCAGAGGCGATCGCCCAAAAAATCCTTCCCGTTGCCGCCGCCTTTGCGCCCCGCCCGGTGTTTTATCGGTCGCTCGACGTGCGATCGCAGGACTTGCTGGGTGCTTTCTCCAGTTCCCAGCCCGGTTCTCCGGAGCCAAACCCAACCCTGGGAATGCACGGTGCCTTTAGCTACAAAAACAGCCCCGCCTGGTTTGACGCGGAGCTTTTGGCGCTGCGACAGGTGCAGCAAGCTGGCTATGTCAATCTTCGACTCATTTTGCCCTTTGTGCGCGGGGTCGAAGAGGTGCGCTTTTGCCGTCAGCGGGCGCTGGCGACCGGGCTAGGGGATACCCCCGACTTTCAGCTTTGGATCATGGCAGAGGTGCCATCGGTGCTGTTCTTGCTGCCGGAGCTAGTGCAAGCAGGGGTGCAGGGCATCGCCATTGGCAGCAATGACCTAGCGCAACTGCTGCTGGCGGCCGATCGCGACCTGCCGCACTTCTCCGAGGCGTTTCCGCCGCGCCACCCTGCTGTGCAGCGTGCTATCCGGCACTTGGTTCAGACGGCTCGCCACCTCGGCATTCCCTGCACCCTCTGCGGCGAATTGCCCGGTCAGCACCTTGATTTGGTAGAAGAATGGGTGCGCTGCGGAATCACCGCGCTCTGCGTTGCGCCCGGTGCAGCCCGCAGCGTGCAATGGGCGATCGCCCGCGCCGAAACCGTCATCGCAGAGCGCGAACTGCTGGGATGA
- a CDS encoding SRPBCC family protein: MNTLPFSDSMAGLAATNFQHLPKTERDRLLRGEILITPHPIDLWGTGVTAQMHLPLSPDCAWSQLTQYPRWVEYFPDISQSQVLHECAESRMKTLFQAASKTFLMLSVQVEVYLNVIERMQGDRRQIRFQKERGSFKHFLAELVIEPLGFGALLSYSVEAAPSLPIPAPLIQEAVRLDLPRNMQQMRRVLCGDVRGGALGDRPAA; the protein is encoded by the coding sequence TTGAATACTCTTCCCTTTTCGGACTCGATGGCTGGGCTAGCGGCTACCAACTTCCAACATCTCCCCAAGACCGAGCGCGATCGCCTGCTGCGAGGCGAGATTTTGATTACGCCGCATCCCATTGACCTGTGGGGCACGGGCGTGACGGCACAGATGCACCTGCCCCTGTCGCCCGACTGCGCCTGGAGCCAGTTGACCCAATATCCCCGCTGGGTAGAGTACTTTCCAGACATCTCCCAGAGCCAGGTCTTGCACGAATGTGCCGAGTCGCGCATGAAAACGCTGTTTCAGGCGGCCAGCAAGACGTTTCTGATGCTGTCGGTGCAGGTGGAGGTGTATTTGAACGTGATCGAGCGGATGCAGGGCGATCGCCGTCAGATTCGCTTTCAGAAGGAACGGGGCAGTTTTAAGCACTTTCTGGCGGAGTTGGTGATCGAGCCGCTGGGCTTTGGCGCGCTGCTTTCCTATAGCGTTGAGGCCGCGCCCTCGCTCCCCATTCCGGCCCCGCTGATTCAGGAGGCCGTGCGTCTCGACCTGCCGCGCAATATGCAGCAAATGCGGCGGGTGCTGTGTGGCGATGTCCGGGGCGGGGCGTTGGGCGATCGCCCGGCCGCCTAG
- the surE gene encoding 5'/3'-nucleotidase SurE, whose translation MTVVLTNDDGIDAPGLLALQRALDQKCVIVAPQQPYSGCSHQVTSDRPISVERRSPHAFAVGGTPADCTRLALRHLCPEGSLVLSGVNAGGNLGADIYVSGTVAAVREAALHRVPGIAFSQYKRRGLEIDWEMSTRLVRLVLDRLLNARTLPGTFWNVNLPHLEPGAPDPTLVFCPLCTQPLPTDYRIEGDTFIYAGNYNQRQRDTGADVDVCFAGNIAITQLRLWEG comes from the coding sequence ATGACGGTGGTGTTGACCAATGACGACGGGATTGACGCACCGGGGCTGTTGGCATTGCAGCGGGCGCTGGATCAGAAGTGCGTGATTGTCGCACCGCAGCAGCCCTATTCAGGCTGTAGCCATCAGGTGACGAGCGATCGCCCAATTTCGGTGGAGAGGCGATCGCCCCACGCCTTTGCCGTCGGCGGTACGCCCGCAGATTGCACCCGTCTTGCCCTGCGGCATCTCTGCCCAGAGGGATCGCTGGTGCTATCAGGGGTGAATGCAGGTGGCAACTTGGGCGCAGATATCTATGTATCGGGGACGGTGGCAGCCGTACGCGAGGCGGCGCTGCATCGCGTTCCGGGCATTGCCTTTTCGCAATACAAGCGGCGCGGGCTGGAGATCGACTGGGAGATGTCTACGCGACTGGTGCGGCTGGTGCTGGATCGCTTGCTAAATGCTCGCACGCTGCCGGGAACGTTTTGGAATGTGAACCTGCCCCACCTGGAACCGGGCGCACCCGACCCCACGCTAGTATTTTGCCCGCTCTGTACACAGCCCTTGCCGACGGATTATCGCATAGAGGGCGACACGTTCATTTACGCAGGTAACTACAACCAGCGCCAGCGCGATACAGGTGCAGATGTGGACGTGTGCTTTGCAGGCAATATCGCCATTACGCAGCTCCGGCTGTGGGAAGGGTGA
- a CDS encoding helix-turn-helix domain-containing protein: MAERNISNNELAEMLGMHPTSISRMKTRRQFTRIDEPTLNALCEALQCQPGDLMVYEPDDSRPNKT, from the coding sequence ATGGCTGAACGGAATATCAGCAACAATGAATTGGCTGAGATGCTGGGGATGCATCCAACATCTATTTCTCGCATGAAAACTCGACGCCAGTTCACCCGCATTGACGAACCAACCCTGAACGCTCTCTGCGAAGCGCTCCAGTGTCAGCCTGGTGATCTCATGGTTTACGAACCCGACGATTCCAGACCAAACAAGACATAG
- a CDS encoding phage holin family protein yields MLGYLLTTLITALSLLVVDIVVPGVTLANFPAALLAGVSIGVVNTLVKPVLSLLSLPINFLTLGLFGFVVNGFCFWLASLFVPGFAVSGLLAFLLGPVVLTFASTFLNRYFAEKEAAKTLNAGSTPAVKLETKEVEKAS; encoded by the coding sequence ATGTTGGGATACTTGTTGACGACTCTGATTACAGCCCTGAGCCTGCTGGTGGTAGACATCGTAGTGCCAGGGGTGACTTTGGCGAACTTTCCCGCTGCCCTACTCGCTGGGGTGTCGATTGGTGTGGTGAATACGCTGGTAAAGCCTGTGCTGTCGCTGCTGTCGCTGCCGATTAACTTCCTGACGCTGGGCCTATTTGGCTTTGTGGTCAATGGGTTCTGCTTCTGGCTGGCATCGCTGTTTGTGCCTGGATTTGCGGTCAGTGGGCTGCTGGCCTTCCTGCTGGGGCCCGTGGTACTCACCTTCGCCAGCACCTTCCTAAACCGCTACTTTGCTGAGAAGGAAGCTGCTAAGACGCTGAATGCTGGCTCTACGCCTGCGGTGAAGCTGGAAACGAAAGAAGTTGAGAAGGCAAGCTAG